The genomic DNA GCATGCCAAGAATTGCAGAACCCATTCCCAGAAGGTTTAACACAATGCCATTTTTCAAACTTTTCACTACATCAGCTCTTGGAGGAGCCTGGAAAACAGTCTCAAGAGTAAGTTAAATAAATGAACCAAAAAGAATATGATCTTCACTAGATAAAGTTCTACAACGCAAAGCGGACATGATAAAAAGCAAGACTCCTTACTGACAATTGAATGCCATGTATCATATGGAGCTACTTATTAATCCTATTTTGCTACATCCTCTTGGCCTAGGTTTAAGTTAccttaaaatttagtttaaattacATCTCAtgcaaagtaaaaaaataaataaaataaaaaatacatgcAACATTAATCACTATCCCATTTGAAAAAATGTGCATTTATGCTCTCAGCTAACCAATTTGTATAGGTAACATTCAAAGACCTGAATActgagattttattttaaaaataaaagcaAAGGATATCTAATAGTCTTGAAGTTTTCAAGATGTAGAAAGTTGGAGTACTTATTTTCATCTTTCTTAAGACTATAAGTAAACAATGCAAAAGAACAAATATTGATGACGGAAATGCAATGAAGGCCAAGCAGGTATATCTCAAATCTAACCAGATAATGATCATAAAAAATCATTGATAAAAATATGGAATGAATATCGAAGAGATTAAGCTACTTTCCCACTATATGCAGGTAAGTTCCATAGAAAGAATTGAACTTTGTGAAAGGGATCACCTTTGCAGGATCATTTGCAGTTCTTCGCAGTCTTTCTGAAAGCCTTATGTAACCAAATGACCAAAAGACTGAAATAAATGCAGCTACAATACCACCAGCAGTGGTGTAAAATGTGACAGGTGAAGTAACCTTCCCAGTGATAACTAAGGAGAATGACAAAATAACAGCAGATACAACAGTGCATACTAGCTGCCCCCAGAATCCTAGACTCCCCAAACGCTTAAAATATCTAGATGTGTTCTCTAATCTCTTGGAGACCTGGTCAAAAATTAGAAGCAAAACAAAATATTAAATGTGATACTGTATGCAAAGTTAATCAAAGGCATTGTTATAAATATATGTTAAGAGTATTTTCTTTCGAATGAGTGGTATTAGAGAAGGGTCCTCTATTTTGAACCTGGCAAGTATCAACATATATCTAATATCCCCAGTTGTTGTCAGCTAAGTTAAGTAGGCCAACTTATTGGGCTTGGGTTGGTGCATTCCAGACCGATCACACACAAGTGAGGGGCATCCACGAGTAAATATATGTGTAGATCATCCTTTTCAAAATAGCTCAAGTTTTTTTCAATAAATCATCAGCCTTTCAAATTTCACATGCATAAAAGAAGTTGTAGGGGGACAGAATAAGAGTTCAAAGAATAATTgcatgaaaaaaaatcaaatatgaattatcaaaataaaatgtttcaGAAATCTAATTGTTCCTGGTTGAACTAAGCCCCATCGGTGATATACCCCTCAATATCTTGTTTCCAGTCATTCTTCAAGTTTTTCAATTGATCAGCACCTCTAATCTACCACAGCGCATAGTTTCTCATCTTCTTCAAATAGTTTAACCCATCAAAATAACCTCAAAAGAAATTATCTCAATTtatcatcaatcaaacactacTCCAAAATAAAAAATGGTTCTAATTCTCCAGTGTCTTTAGTAATAATAGACATCATTGTCAAGATACTCATATTTATCACACCAATTTCTTTAACTCATTGCTAGCAACATAATGATATCAAAATTGGGGCAAATCCAGTCCTGCAGAGGTCTCAATTTAATGTATGGTTACCTACACAGTTGCACTTGCACTCTAAGTCCATATTCCTCTTCATCTTGTCCAACTTTAATGTTACTATAATCTTCTCCATACGACTTCTTATTTGCAAACTAAGTACCATAGAGGATctattattttttcattcatgTACTATGGTTCCTCTTCATTCTTTGTCAATGCACAAGTTTTAGTTTCTCTGATCTCCATTTTGCCTATGACAACATTACTTGTTTCATATACTAGGATAGTTTGAAGCAAATCATCAGTTATTAATAGTAACCAACACAATGCCGATAAAAGGAGACAAACCTGATGGGTCAAATCTGACAATATACATAGGTTAGAAAGAGAAGACTACTTCCTGTGATCTCTATCTTGCTACCTAAAGTCCTCAACTACTAGTTTCTACTTCATGGACGCATAAAAGCCACCTCCTCTAAGTAACCATGTATCGCACCTCGACAAATTGTATAACAAGTCTAACTATCAACGAATAAAAATCATTTGCAAGTTTCTGTTTCTGTCTCTTTGTTTTTCACCAAGAATGGAAGCGATCTCGTGGTTAGAATCTTAGAATCCATCGAAAAACTTCTCCTGAATTGATAAATCAAGATGAGATTATTTATTAGCAGGAAAGGAAAACAACGGCGAACCTGCGCGAGCTTTGCCTTCTCGGATTCAGCATCGGACGAAGGTAGCCCCGCGGAGGCTCGCACCAAAATCCCGCGGTTGGGCTCGAGGAGCGGAGATGCGGAGCTTCGAAACGCGGGGGTAGCGGGAGAAAGGAGGCCTTGGAGAAGGGGAGGAGTTGGGAGATTCAGGCGGTGATAAGAGCGGCACGAGGTAGGGCTTAGGGCTCCGGGAATCGGTGGAGGCGGCAAGGAGGAGGCGGCAACCAGCGGCCGTAGCTGGCCCGCATTGCAGCGGGAGGGAATTTGGCACAGCAACGCTTGCATTTCTGCTGCCGCTGCTCCGTGCGCTTGATCCGATCTCGGGGAAAAGAAGGCATAGGAAGGTTCTAATACACAGGGGCGGAGAATATCAGACACTATCCAGTATCCACaattaaaacataaaaacatataaaagtgGTATAATACAATTATTTTAGTGTACAAAATAAAATCAATGATGTAAATTAATATatttgatgcggtgataagggacCCACCCCGTTGTCACGGTAAGAATACATGGACAAAATAAAGTGCAGAGTCTTTCTCATGACTTTTTCCCGATTGACACAGTGATGGTTCAGAAGGCTGCCGGATGGCTCGATatgaagtttcaaagacttccgaactgCCTTCCAGCACCACTTCGCCAACAGCCGACACTACCGGAAGACAAACGTTAGCCTCTTGGCCCTgaaacaagggcccaaggaagcactCCGggcgtacatccagcgcttcaaccaggtggtcatAGATATCCTCTCGatctcgtccgagaccatgatgaatgtctTCACTCAGAGGCTCACCGAAGGGCACTTCTTTCGGTCGCTCATACGGAAGCCGCCTCGGGACTTCGATCACATGTTGAaaaaggccaacgaatacatcagcGTGGAGGAGGCCCAAGCAGTCAAAAGGAAGGAGGCGTCGATCGAGCATTCGGCGCCGACCGAGCATCGACTAGCAGCCATATGCAGCCCAAAGGACATAGGGCTGAAGGAGTACGACTACATCAAGAGACCAAGACACATGTCGTGCAACACGTGGTGTCTGGTCAACCTAAGGGGCccaagggcaaggtatggacgtcCATGTTTTGCTCGTTTCACCAGTCGGCAACGCACAACACACGGGACTGCCGAGGACTGACACCAATCGTCAGCCAACCGGCACCCAAGGGATGTCGTCGTCGCTCCCCATCTCCCGATCGACGGGATCATCATCGCTCAGCCGAGCAacgagaagagagaagggagccTGTGCGCCATCACCATCAGCGGAGGGAGGAAATCGATCCCTCCAGGATCCCGACCGAGCGAACTAGGTCGTCTGCCCGAGAAGAGGAAAACAGGAATAACGTTTCCCGAGGAGAGATAGACATGATTGCAAGAGGGTCGATCGGCGAAGACTCCAACCGAGTCAAAAAATCATACGCGCGGCGGTTGGAAATCTATGTTGTCGGGTGCAGCAAAGAGAAGGTCGAAGGGCCTCGGATCAGGTTCGGCCCCAACGATATGGAAGGGGTCGAAATCCCCTACGATGATGCATTGATCATCCAAGCGGTGATCGCCAACTACATCATCCATCGAACCTTCGTCAACACGGGGAGTTCGGTaaatatcattttcaagaaggcatttgatCAACTGCAGATTGGCCGTAGCAAACTGCTGCCCATGGCGACTCTGCTTtacgggttcacgggcaatgaagtcttgcTGATCGGCCAAGCAAGATTAGTCatctcgttgggagaagagccgttAAGGAAAAcccggaccaccaacttcataaTTGTGGGCGCACCATTGGCCTACAACATTATCTTAagccgaccgaccctcaatgagttctGGGCAATAGTATCCATGTACTGCCAGAAGATAAAATTCCTAGTGGACGACTAGGTGGGCGAGGTTAAGGGCGACCAACTAGCTGCTCGACgatgctacgtggagatggtcaagTCTGAGGCCAAAGCGGCACGGAAGGCTCCACGGCTAGAGGTAAACACTATTACTGAAAAACCTCCCACCttggtatatgaagaaaaggagaaggtgcagatccacccgagCCGGTCAGAAGCCACGACTTTTGTGGCTACCGGCCTGGAGGAGAAGTAGAAGGCGGAGCTGATCGCCTACCTCAGGAAAACCCACGATGTGTTTACATGGTCAACGCACGAGCTgcccgacatctctccaagcgtggctcagcatgagctacatgtccgaccggatgcccGTCCGGTAAAGCAGCGCAAGAGGGATTTCAGCGTCGAGCAGAActtgatcatccgggcggaggtagaaAAGTTGTTGCAGGCCAGACACTTGCGGGAAgtccagttcccaagctggctcacCAATGTCGTCCTCGTCTCTAAGCGGGGCAACAaatggcgagtctgcatcgacttccgcgaTCAGAATAAGGCGTGCCTTAAGGACTTCTACCCGCTACCTCAaatcgaccagatggtggactccactACGAGAtgtgagctgatctgcatgctagatgcctaccaaggttatcatcaagtaccACTCgctcgagaagatcaagaaaaggtaaGTTTTATTACGGCCGACGGAATGTACTGTTATAACATCATGTCGTTCAAACTCAAGAATGTCGGAGCCACTTATCAaagactgatgaacaaagtgttctgaCGATAGATCGGTCGTAACATAGAggtatacgtggatgacatattaataaaatccctctgagCTGCTGGCCTATGTGTAGATATTGAGGAGACTCGCCGAACGCTGAGGACCTATGTGATAAAGCTAAATCCGAGCAAGTGTTTGTTCGGCACAAGAGTGGACGCTTCTTAGGCTACATCGTCACCAAGCGGGGCATTGAGGCAAACCCAAGCAAAataaaagcactgcaagacatgccaccacctcagaatttgaaggaagctcaacgtctcaccggtcggatcacagcgctgtccagattcatctctaagTTGTCCGATCGGAGCTTACCATTCTTCAAAATACTGCATCAGGTgacaaaatttcaatgggacacGGAGTGCGATTGGGCGTTCGAGGAGCTCAAAGAGTATCTCAACTCCCTTCTTGTCCTAGCTAAGTCATGTGTCGGCGAACTGCTCCGGATCTACCTGGCATCTACAAAGCATGCGGTCAGTTTGGCATTAATTAGGCAGAACGATGAGGAACAACCAATGTACTTTTAAAGCCACATATTAAAAGATGTtgagtcccgctacactggtgTTGAGAAGTTAGCTTATGCTTTAGTGCTCGTCGCACGGAGACTTCGCCCATACTTCCTTGCTCACTCGATAATCGTGATGACCAACATTCCCttgggaagtgttcttctcaaccCCGAGGCGTCTGGCCGGcggatcaaatggacgacggagcttagtgagtttgacatccagtatcaaccccgtACGACTATCAAGGCACAATCCTTGGCATTTTTTGTTACCAAAGTCCAAAGCCCTGAGATAGAGGTcgtgtggaggatatatgtggatggttcaTCCACTCGGCAGGGGAGCGACATCGGCATATTGCTCGTCTCACCACAAGAAGACCGGATGCAACTGTCCGTTCGGTTGGACTACAGGGCCACCAATAACGAAGCGGAATATGAGGCGCTAATAGCTAGCTTACAGCCCGCTCTGAATGTAGGAGCCATCAAGGTCCTCATCACTCGGACTCCCAGCTCGCTGCCCAACAATTATccggtgttggagcaatcccaatggtccgtgtaaccatgtgttttggtgtttaggcaaagagtttaagttaggttcacccttattatttgatatgtgtatgtgagtgtgcagatttgtaagatacacatatgactcagcttgatggcttcaaaTCCggagaaggatggagcatccgagggaccatggacaaagcAGCAAGGATAAGGGACgaaggaagcgacttcgaggcaaacgtgaaggatgacattggggacgagccgcgggcttggatgcattcgagggacgtgagccaaaagaagtaggcttgaaggctaaaggtcaaggctgcaatgaagggtcaagtgagtcgtgagggtacgagtgcatgagagattatactcagagtaaaatcctaggtttagggtttaactatagcagtactgtagtagttactgtagcagtcgactggtattttcatcagtcgactgatgtagtcGATTGGGCAGTCGATTGGGAGtgaacaaaatgcttctgttcgctcgaccagtgtggagcagtcgactagtacttttaccagtcaactggtatcgagccgttgggatgtaacgatcgAATCTCTATAGACGACAATCGATTgatggttttagcagtcgattggtaagcgagatttttcaacccgtggcctatataaccaaggcttgggagcttagttatagttgacgaaatagaggtggttaacccctattagtagtctaccagtgccctagcttgtaaagagttcttgtgagagttgtggtggggtttctccacccacaaggagctacgtgagctagccggaggtctttcggggagtaatccaccgacggatagggatcgcccaccttacggtCAGCCGTGGGGTAGGAGTCttatctctgaa from Zingiber officinale cultivar Zhangliang chromosome 4A, Zo_v1.1, whole genome shotgun sequence includes the following:
- the LOC121970350 gene encoding protein TIC 21, chloroplastic-like, with translation MQALLCQIPSRCNAGQLRPLVAASSLPPPPIPGALSPTSCRSYHRLNLPTPPLLQGLLSPATPAFRSSASPLLEPNRGILVRASAGLPSSDAESEKAKLAQVSKRLENTSRYFKRLGSLGFWGQLVCTVVSAVILSFSLVITGKVTSPVTFYTTAGGIVAAFISVFWSFGYIRLSERLRRTANDPAKAPPRADVVKSLKNGIVLNLLGMGSAILGMQATVGLLVAKALTTSAVPYNQMSAGQSPVLALDVFLVQASANTILSHFLGLVFSLELLRSVTLPHLEAVSIPKAA